In Candidatus Dojkabacteria bacterium, one DNA window encodes the following:
- a CDS encoding YmdB family metallophosphoesterase, with amino-acid sequence MKILFLGDICGENARKVLADFIPEKRKTEGIDLVIANAENAAHGKGITTKIAVELKNCGIDVMTSGNHIFKQPDFWEILTDSTYQIIRPMNYPDTAVGVGSIAVDTPQGKVLVINIMGEDFINERTLVEPFVCFEKYLETIDPKEYIAIIVDFHAEATAEKKAFGLYFDGKVSAILGTHTHVQTADEEILPQKTAYITDVGTVGPKDSVLWAQKEIIFDRMMLPYPQRFEISDDSNIIVNGVIVDTLNSQSSNLIKRINEVRKAKP; translated from the coding sequence GTGAAAATACTATTTTTAGGCGATATCTGCGGAGAAAATGCAAGAAAAGTACTTGCAGACTTTATCCCTGAAAAACGAAAAACCGAAGGAATTGACCTTGTGATTGCCAATGCCGAGAATGCCGCACACGGAAAAGGAATAACAACCAAGATTGCTGTCGAGCTAAAGAATTGCGGAATTGATGTCATGACATCAGGTAACCATATTTTTAAACAGCCGGACTTTTGGGAAATCCTTACTGACTCAACATATCAGATTATTAGACCCATGAATTATCCTGATACAGCTGTTGGAGTCGGAAGTATAGCCGTAGACACTCCTCAGGGAAAAGTCCTTGTTATAAACATAATGGGCGAGGATTTTATAAATGAACGTACCCTGGTAGAACCATTTGTTTGTTTTGAGAAATACCTAGAAACAATTGATCCCAAGGAATATATAGCAATTATCGTTGATTTTCATGCAGAAGCAACCGCCGAAAAGAAAGCCTTTGGACTTTATTTTGATGGCAAGGTAAGTGCAATCTTAGGTACTCACACTCATGTTCAAACCGCAGATGAAGAAATTCTCCCCCAAAAAACTGCTTATATTACAGACGTTGGAACCGTTGGACCTAAAGATTCAGTGCTTTGGGCTCAGAAGGAAATAATCTTTGACAGAATGATGCTCCCATATCCCCAACGGTTCGAGATTTCCGATGATTCCAATATCATTGTGAATGGTGTAATTGTCGATACTCTAAACTCTCAAAGTAGCAACCTGATAAAGCGAATCAACGAAGTGCGTAAAGCAAAACCTTGA
- a CDS encoding HU family DNA-binding protein, with protein MTKTQLIAAVAQATGLSKKAAMEAVDAVFSTVAAALKKGQEVKVMNFGKFVVVNVKASKRMNPRTKAVVQVPAHKAPRWRASSVLKKAVR; from the coding sequence ATGACAAAGACGCAATTAATCGCCGCTGTTGCACAAGCAACCGGTCTTTCCAAAAAGGCAGCAATGGAAGCAGTAGATGCTGTTTTCTCAACCGTTGCAGCCGCTCTCAAGAAAGGTCAAGAAGTTAAGGTAATGAACTTTGGTAAGTTCGTTGTCGTTAACGTTAAGGCCAGCAAGAGAATGAATCCTAGAACAAAAGCTGTTGTTCAGGTTCCTGCACACAAAGCTCCTCGATGGAGAGCTAGCAGTGTTCTCAAGAAGGCTGTTAGATAG
- a CDS encoding response regulator transcription factor, with protein sequence MEMLVIVCSKDTITSQITINSFPHLQQLNVKRCLSENKLWKMIIAESPALFILERDFSPNLLELCRKIKNSISNTAIIILTKSFDRQFYISAFQIGVDDIVLCPFIPMLFFLKCFNLIKRLKGTTIIREPTRLGGYTPERFFKRNRVTFDLETGEIFSAKEIITVLGPKELTLFSILLREIGRFVSADEIKRIVFRSLETNDSTVSTIIKRLRRKLSKTKVAKIETKRKLGYGLILI encoded by the coding sequence ATGGAAATGCTTGTTATAGTTTGCTCAAAAGACACAATTACTTCACAAATCACTATTAATAGTTTTCCCCATCTTCAGCAATTAAACGTAAAACGTTGCTTATCCGAAAACAAACTCTGGAAAATGATCATTGCAGAAAGCCCTGCCCTGTTTATTTTGGAAAGAGACTTTAGCCCAAATCTTTTGGAACTTTGTCGCAAAATTAAAAACTCAATCTCGAACACGGCAATAATTATTCTAACAAAATCATTTGATCGGCAATTTTATATCTCGGCCTTCCAAATCGGCGTTGATGACATTGTCTTATGCCCGTTTATCCCAATGTTATTCTTTTTAAAGTGTTTTAACCTGATAAAACGATTGAAAGGAACTACAATTATAAGGGAACCCACACGATTAGGGGGATATACACCCGAGAGATTCTTTAAACGAAACCGTGTTACCTTTGACTTAGAAACCGGTGAAATATTCTCAGCAAAGGAAATTATTACCGTATTGGGTCCCAAAGAGCTTACCCTTTTTTCGATTTTATTAAGAGAAATAGGTCGGTTTGTATCCGCCGACGAGATCAAACGCATAGTATTTCGGTCATTGGAAACAAACGACAGTACAGTATCCACAATTATAAAACGCTTAAGACGCAAACTGTCCAAAACCAAAGTCGCCAAAATTGAAACCAAACGAAAGCTAGGCTACGGATTAATTCTTATTTAA